From a region of the Mercurialis annua linkage group LG1-X, ddMerAnnu1.2, whole genome shotgun sequence genome:
- the LOC126680668 gene encoding amino acid permease 6-like: MAKEMQAAGSLYVEQADVEGYENGGFRKNVDDDGRPNRTGTWLTASAHIITAVIGSGVLSLAWAIAQLGWVGGPIILMAFSFITFFNSTLLADAYRSPDPVTGKRNYTYMDAVRANLGGWKVTFCGISQYANLVGITIGYTITASISMVAVKRSNCYHKNGHGAKCEISNNPYMILFACIQILLSQIPNFHKLSWLSVVAAVMSFAYSLIGLGLSIAKVAGGGHARTSLTGTTVGVDVTAAQKVWRAFQSLGDIAFAYAYSTVLIEIQDTIKSGHPENKAMKKASFIGILTTTLFYLLCGCVGYAAFGNDAPGNFLTGFGFYEPFWLIDVANVCIAIHLIGAYQVFSQPIFSFVEKNFRQRWPENKFIISEHAVNIPFYGAYYVNIFRLVWRTLYVIVTAIVAMIFPFFNDFLGLIGAAAFWPLTVYFPIEMYIARSKMPKYSFTWTWLKILSSACFVVSILGAAGSIEGLINSLKTYKPFQTEQ, encoded by the exons ATGGCTAAAGAGATGCAGGCAGCAGGCAGCTTGTACGTGGAACAAGCAGATGTTGAAGGATATGAAAACGGTGGATTTCGCAAGAACGTAGATGATGACGGTCGACCAAACCGAACTG GGACATGGTTAACGGCCAGTGCTCATATAATAACTGCTGTAATCGGGTCAGGAGTGTTGTCTCTGGCATGGGCAATAGCTCAGTTAGGTTGGGTGGGTGGGCCGATTATTCTGATGGCCTTCTCCTTCATCACCTTCTTCAATTCAACCCTGCTTGCAGATGCCTACAGGTCACCTGATCCTGTCACCGGCAAGAGAAACTATACCTACATGGATGCTGTCAGAGCAAACTTAG GTGGCTGGAAAGTCACGTTCTGTGGGATTTCTCAGTATGCAAATCTAGTAGGAATCACTATTGGTTACACTATCACAGCTTCTATTAGCATGGT GGCGGTGAAAAGGTCAAATTGCTACCACAAGAATGGGCATGGAGCGAAGTGCGAGATATCGAACAATCCATACATGATACTATTTGCTTGTATCCAAATACTGCTAAGTCAGATACCGAATTTTCATAAGCTGTCATGGCTTTCGGTGGTTGCAGCAGTAATGTCGTTCGCGTACTCTTTGATTGGGCTGGGACTGTCCATAGCAAAAGTAGCAGGTGGAGGACATGCGAGGACGAGCTTAACTGGGACTACAGTTGGGGTCGACGTCACAGCAGCACAGAAGGTGTGGAGGGCTTTCCAATCTCTCGGGGACATTGCTTTTGCTTATGCTTATTCTACTGTTCTTATTGAGATTCAG GATACCATAAAATCAGGTCATCCAGAGAACAAAGCCATGAAGAAAGCATCCTTCATTGGCATCCTAACAACCACCTTGTTCTACCTCCTATGCGGTTGCGTTGGTTATGCTGCTTTTGGAAATGATGCTCCTGGCAATTTCCTCACTGGTTTCGGATTCTATGAACCTTTCTGGCTAATCGATGTCGCCAACGTTTGCATTGCTATCCACCTCATTGGCGCATATCAA GTCTTTTCTCAGCCGATCTTCAGCTTTGTAGAGAAGAATTTCCGGCAAAGGTGGCCAGAGAACAAATTCATAATCAGTGAGCATGCTGTTAACATTCCATTTTATGGAGCGTATTACGTCAACATATTCAGACTTGTGTGGAGAACTCTATACGTTATAGTGACAGCAATAGTAGCCATGATCTTTCCGTTCTTCAACGACTTTTTGGGACTGATAGGCGCAGCAGCATTCTGGCCGTTGACAGTCTATTTTCCAATAGAGATGTACATCGCACGCTCTAAAATGCCCAAGTACTCTTTCACTTGGACGTGGCTGAAAATACTGAGTTCCGCTTGCTTCGTGGTATCAATTCTTGGTGCAGCTGGATCAATTGAAGGTCTCATCAACTCTCTCAAGACCTATAAGCCTTTCCAAACCGAGCAATAA